The window AAAGTGGTACAGCTGCCACTGCCTTGCTTGCCCGCAGCGCCACAGCGCCAGCATTTCTTGCATGCTGCTGGCCCCTGTACGGGGACTGTGAGCAGCGCAAAAGCTGAAAATTTGCTGGTGAAACTGTTTTCCAGAGAATGTTGAGTGTTTTAATTCAACGATTTTATTGATGGagtttgggaaaaaaacaaaaaaaacccaagaaacaaTGATCCCTGCGCTCCCAAAGTTACTGACAACTTTTTGTTGAAGAAAATAGACCTGAGCCCATACAcactagaaagcaaaaaagatcAACTCGGCCAAAAGCCTGAGGACTTTCAACTCAAAGCTTTCTTTGTGTGATGGAGCTGCCAGAGTACCACCCGGGAGCGATGAGGCAGCTGCCTCCCGCTCCCGGCTGAGCTGGGAGCACTGTgggggctgctgcggggctgGTGGTGGGGCCGCAGGGCGGCTGCAAGCCTACGGCAGCATTTCAGAATCATGCGTAAAGGCACAATGATTTAAGGAAGAAAATGCAGTGGCTGCAGGTtacatgatttccccttcccgCACTTATCGTTCACAGCAAACTCATGAGCCTGGCAGCTGTATGCCTTTCATAGCCATCTGCAGGTTGTACAAGTGCTCGGGGACTGCTCCTTTGCTGAATGCTTCTTGGGTTGGGATGCTCAGgcaggaagaggagaaaacaCCTTAAATATCTCAAGCAGTTTACTTAGGCCTCATGCGCATGATGGCATGTCATATGGGCCCATACTCAAAGCTGCTTATAGACCTCATTACAGCTAAGGTAATCAAGTTGTTTAAATGAAGATCAggctgcagaggcagaagttttCCATCCCTTCTCTGCTTCTGGCAGCACAAGCCGGTTGCTGTTAGTCACCCCAGCCCTGTGCGACACCTTCCCCAGCCCGCGGGGCTGTGCAGAGCACTGGGCATGGCAAGGCACAGCTGCCTCCGCCTGCTGTGCTGCCGGCATGCCTGCCTCCGCCTGCCCACACACGCTGAGCAGCCTGTCCTGTGCCTTGCTCCTGGCTCTCTCCTCGAAGTCTTCATGCACCTGGGCATCACAGGACCAACCATGCCTGACTGGCCCTCTAAAATCAGGGTACGGTTGTTAGTTCAGTCTTATTCCTGTTAGAGTCTTGGGATTTTAACCACTAACTATATTGAGGGCAGTAAATGGGACTAACTTTAATCCAACTGCGGCAGCCCCAGTTTGGTTTGCTGTTTAATTGCTTAAAGAGGAAGAAGTGGCACGGCAAAATCAGAGGATCAtttcaaaagcagcagaaagacCTCTGAATCCCACCCCTTATGCATAACAATAATTGGACTTCCTAGGATCTGAGAAACTGAGATTGGGAGGGGTAAATTCCCTGTGGAGAATGGGATTGGGATCTGGCAACCTAATCCATCTAGCTTTAATCCTGTCCTTTTcaacacattttgtttttaaaaggaaaacaaacaaacttttgaGCTTCTGGATAGgtcaagagggaaagaaaggctAGAAACTGAGAACTTGATCATTTCACTCTGCATGGGAGTACATATCCCATTTACTCATGGGTTCACAAGCTGCAAGTTAGAGATTAAAGGCAATTtatccaaaagagaaaaatctgatcTGACAGTACAATAAAATGCAGGTGCAAGGAAATGTGCATTTTTTTGACTCTGACATAAAATGGACTGAGTTATTTTCTAGTcctagaataatttttttctgcataataGTCTGTGTCCATCTTAGTAAATGTTTAACTGCAGACTATCCAAATGTACCTGGTCTGGTTAAAGGTTGTGTATTGATCTGTAGACTCTTCTATGAATCCAGTGTTAAGCCACACTCAGGTTTCATCGGGTCCTATCTGGCATGATCTAACTCCTTTCAGCCTCCCAGCTTGTGGCGCAAAGCGGCTTCGTGCAGTGCCACTGGAGACGTTCAGAAAGGGCCCTCCCTTTGGAAAGGGCATAAATCCACCTGTGATCACAACACAGCTCTCCAAGAGCAAAAAGGTGCTGAGAGAAGCCTGCCTGTCGTCCGAGGGGGAGATTCAGACAAGGACAGAGGCTAGTAAGCACGCTTATTGGTTTTGCTTTGAATGTCAATTTTTCAACTCAAGATTTCATGCTTTTGTGAAAGGCTCTGGGCTGACTCCTTTGGGGAATACAATGTTTCCTCTCCACAGATCTGACTTAGTATAAATGCCGGCAGTGAGAACTGTCCCTCTTGCTGCTTCTGTTCATGAGAAAGGAGTTAACGTCATGGCTCTGGCTGTGGTAGAAAAGCAAACTCCAGGCATCAGTTGTGCCTAATGACACAGCCATAGTTTTGCTGCTAGAGCAGATGGCACAGTCTTTCCCATTGCTGCTACAGGAAAGattaaggagggcttcagagaccCAGGATCATGATAGAGAAGAACAGGGAGGGAAGGACAGTGCCTCCAATTCctggcttttttgtttcttttcctgagcCTGGCCCAGTCTGGAAAAcacagaggagagtagagtggaaATGCACTAGCATGGTGGCTGGGTTAAGTATGAAGAGAAATTTGGAAGAACACCTTCTACGGTATTTTTTAACCGGTTGTAAGCAACGTGGAAGCCCTGCAGTACTGCAcgtccccagctgcaggacctggGCTGGGAGCATGCTATGTGCACTAGTTGCTGTGAGGCAAAGAGAGATAGAggaagggagcagaagggacagcagCAGTGACTGCCACTGCTTACATGCTATTTTAGAGGATGGGATGGGAGTTAACAGGGAAGAGCAAACCTTGGGTGAAGACATGGGACTGGAACTTGAGCTCTGCAGCAAGTCTTCCCCCCGTGTCTGTGTGGAGCAAATCATTGAGGGTCCGACCTGCAGGCACTAGCTAGGAAGACATTCAGACATCCTGAGGGgccatcacaacaacaaacaatcCTGTTTTGCAAACAATCCTGTTAGATACCAGCCTACAATCTGGGAATGTAGATGTGCACATTGATATGCATATGTACTTGGCAAGGTATATATCTAATTACCAAACATCTGTGCATCTCAATTTTTGTATTTGCAAGATAGTGGTGATACCACAAACTGGAGTATTATTAGTCATAAAACACTTGGAGATCCTTCAGTGAAATGAATATGGTTGTACATTAACAATCAGGCTGGGAAGGTGTCAGGCCTTGAATGCTGGATTTAAACCCAGACACTTCCACCCTATGTAAATGGAAGTGTTGGTGAGACAGACATGACATTGAGTGGTTTAGAGCCCTTCTCAAGATTTTAGTGTTGGTATATTTGCATAAGGAGGCCTTGCGCATGTTTTCCTAGTAGCATCCGTTTCAGCAATACAGTAAGAATGAATGCTTGCACTGGGCTATGGAAACACAAAATGCTTTGTTAGTGCCAAATGTTATGTTGCCTAGACATACAAAGCAGGATGGCTCAGTGGCTGGACCTTAAGACACCTGGTTTCCCAACCCATTTCCCACATAACaacaggcagaccccttagcccAACCATGTGTCACCAAGACTTGGTGTAGCAATGTGCAGAGGTAGCTCTGACTAGGTCTCGGGAGCAATATAGCTGCATTATTATAGTGTTTTGCCAGAACTAATACACTCTCATTAGCAAGCCTAACTGGTCCAAGTGCATGACTATAATGTTTCCAGGGCCTGAATCTTTAGAGTATTCCTGTGGGTAATGCAGTCTAATCTCTGGCTAGCATTTTTCCCACTTGCTGCCACTGAAACTGGTGGCCATTTCACCCTGGACTTTTCAGGGAGCAGAGTCAGACCAGCACTAAATACAGCAATTTTCACCTCTGTAACTCCAACGCAACACTAACACCACCCCATAAGAGTAAAAGAAACAATATTTATAACAAGCTAATcaatcttccttccttttctttagcAGACACTGTGGAGGTGGTTTTTCAACATGAAGCTGGCAGCAAGTCTTGTCTGTTTGTTCACGTGCCTCACAGCAGTGGCTTATGATCGCGTTTACGTCCACCCCttcaatttgttttcttttaacaagAGTACCTGCGAGGAGCTGGAGAACTTGGTCCAAGAGGGAAAGAAGACATTTGTCCCCATCTCGATCGAGTCCCAAACCACACCTGCCTATGAAGATGACCTGAACAACAAAGTCAAGCTGGAAACCAGGAACTTGAGCATCACCAGGAGGCAGAAACTGAGCTACCTGAAGGACTTTGTGTACGTCCTCAGTGTGCGGTTTTACAGTGAGCTGAGGGAAGCACAGAGGGGCCAAAACCTCCTCCTGTCCCCAAACAGTATCTATGGCTTGTTGCTGTCCTTCTACCTAGGTGCGTCAAACCAGACAGCAATTGATTTGCAGGGTTTGCTGGGATTTGTTGCTCCCTCTGGAGACCCCGACTGCACCTCCAGAGTGGATGGACACAAAGTCCTTTCAACCCTGAGGACTATCGAAAGCCTCCTGGTCAACAACGGGGACAAGGAGCTGCTCTTTTCTAAGACGCTCTACCTGTTCTCTGCACCTGGGGTGCCTTTGTTCGAATCATTTGTGCATGACCTGGTCCCCTCTGCTGACGTGTTCTACGTCCAAGCTGTCAATTTTACAAACCCAGGTGAGGCAGCAAAACAGATAAACACCTTCGTGGAGGCCAAAAGCAGGGGCCAAAGCAAGCACTTACTGACAGACCTTGATCCAGCCACCAACCTGCTGTTTGCAGTGGACGTTCACTTGGCAGGTAAGAAACAGCAAGGGCTTGTTTCAGAGGCAAACTGCGTGGAGGGCAGGTAACACCCCTGTTTCCACCATTCATCCCATTTAACAACCCCATGCtgctgcgctgggctgggctctgtTCCTGGGGAGGAGGCAAGGTCGAGCCTGGCCTGCAGTGAGAGGAAAAGGTGCAGTGCCAGAGGTGTAGCACCACATACCCAGGtgctgcctgctttgctgccgGTCCTGCCATGCGCCTGCTCTCCTCACCTCACCAGCGCCCCACCAGGGCAACGGAGAGGAGGCAGACAGACACTGCGTCAGAGAAATTAGCCTCAGCTAGGAAGCAAAGGATGAGAGGATTATGCAGTATTTCTtatcaaaaaagaagaaagaattgtgagGGGCTTCTAGAAAAAGTCGTCAGAAAGtaggtttaaaataaacaaaaggaaatacCTTTTCACACAACATATGGTTTCAGAGGGGACTGTGTGTCACGGGCTATTGTGCAGGCCAGATGTACAGATtcaaaaaaaggctaaaaaagaaaaagaaaagtcaaagacATGGCTCCTCTAGTCACTATTAAACACAGAAGTCCAGAGGCAACTTTGGGCTCGGGAAGCAACTGAGCAAGCTGCCAGCTGGGAGAATACCCAAAATGAGAAGACTTAAGGCAATTCCTTAATTGCCTAGGGCTGTTCCATGCTGCTGGCC is drawn from Apteryx mantelli isolate bAptMan1 chromosome 3, bAptMan1.hap1, whole genome shotgun sequence and contains these coding sequences:
- the AGT gene encoding angiotensinogen, whose amino-acid sequence is MKLAASLVCLFTCLTAVAYDRVYVHPFNLFSFNKSTCEELENLVQEGKKTFVPISIESQTTPAYEDDLNNKVKLETRNLSITRRQKLSYLKDFVYVLSVRFYSELREAQRGQNLLLSPNSIYGLLLSFYLGASNQTAIDLQGLLGFVAPSGDPDCTSRVDGHKVLSTLRTIESLLVNNGDKELLFSKTLYLFSAPGVPLFESFVHDLVPSADVFYVQAVNFTNPGEAAKQINTFVEAKSRGQSKHLLTDLDPATNLLFAVDVHLAVSVKKALRLKEPHEFWVDSNTKVLVSGMSVTGTFKYKTDTSKTFAVIEAPVSKNALLVLMQPIDGNDLDKIEAELPLQSSAWLQDLSPRQIKLTLPELTIEGSSDLQELLADMKLATLLGKDADLSKISDANLTVGKVINKVLFKLSSDGADQPEDPATQKEDLVLLEVTLNKPFLLAVFEGKSKAMLFLGRVTNPLSSV